The Sphaeramia orbicularis chromosome 18, fSphaOr1.1, whole genome shotgun sequence genome contains a region encoding:
- the LOC115438537 gene encoding dynactin subunit 1-like isoform X1, with amino-acid sequence MALNRRHSYTPRLTSPLISKMSSGGTVESGKPPKIGSTVEVTGKGQRGTVAYIGATLFASGKWVGVILDEPKGKNDGTVQGKRYFTCEENHGIFVRQSQIQVVEDGSSATSPDTPESGSAKIPRQKDIPETPKTTKQTSVNIKKSSTRRSAKASRESLSSSQSGDVGEASLSSNQGALGAPVVPQPSASPAAAPVPATPSKVEPAISKQEEESLRAQVKDLEEKLETLKMKRTEDKAKLKELEKHKIQLEQLQEWKNKMQEQQTELQKQLKEAKREAREAQEAKDRYMEEMSDTADAIEMATLDKEMAEERAESLQVEVDSLKEKVEELSMDLEILRHEISEKGSDGAASSYHVKQLEEQNGRLKEALVRMRDLSASEKQEHVKLQKQMEKKNTELETLRTQKEKLQEEVKQAEATIDELKEQVDAALGSEEMVETLTERNLDLEEKVRELRETVSDLEAINEMNDELQENARETEMELREQVDLSVSKVREAEKRVEAAQETVADYQQTISKYRDLTARLQDANRELISQQNASTEQVQQPPAELFDFKIKFAETKAYAKAIEMELRKMEVAQMNRQVSLLTSFMPDSFLRHGGDHDCILVLLLIPRLICKADLISKQAQEKFDLNGNMAQGTGFRGPQGEQRSFASGLVYSLTLLQATLHKYEQALSSCTVEVFKRMGTLYSEMSFHERSLDYFIDLLHKDQLDETVQVEPLTKAIKYYQQLYSVHLAEHTEDCTVQLADHIKFTQSALDCMGVEVARLRAFLAAGQESSCLAVLLKDLDTSCSDIKQFCKKIRRRMPGTDVVGVPAALNFGTQISETLTECRRQLTRVVAVLQEVAAAGAQMIAPLAEQEGLNALKLDDVTFKAVEQVYGAHGLNPAECLRQSCSSVITTMNKMATAMQEGEYDADKPQGKTPPVEVRASTVRAEMTDAEGLGVKLEDRETVIKELKKSLKIKGEELSEANVRLSLLEKKLDTSTKDADERVEKIQTKLDENIALLKKKEKEFEETMDALQADIDQLEAEKTELKQRINNQSKMTIEGLRGPPASGIVSMVQGSAGGLSPSLAGTVQVVDSPLLRQQVEAQRLGIKHLKNENNRLKAEKMRVQLASLPPLCPPKLPQISKETSMPPEGLNTGIYRRTDQLLATLLKLSSEVKVVDITGKTAVSASAQLLEQTARLQSLSDALDKLKGEVAEHVVSYQPGAKVASDFSTFPVPSFIKAKEEKQEGTVFVGRVAIPCTRGQEQVHRLVLSQQQLQRVHRLVMA; translated from the exons ATGGCTTTAAACAGGAGACATTCTTACACCCCTCGG CTGACCAGCCCATTGATCAGCAAAATGAGCAGCGGGGGAACAGTGGAGAGTGGAAAACCACCTAAG ATTGGCTCTACAGTGGAGGTGACAGGGAAGGGCCAGCGTGGCACTGTTGCCTATATCGGCGCCACCCTCTTTGCCTCTGGGAAATGGGTTGGTGTCATACTGGATGAACCCAAAGGCAAGAATGATGGCACTGTACAGGGTAAACGTTATTTCACCTGTGAGGAAAATCATGGGATATTCGTCAGACAGTCTCAG ATCCAGGTGGTTGAAGATGGCTCTAGTGCCACCTCACCTGATACTCCTGAGTCTGGCTCTGCCAAGATACCCAGACAGAAAG ACATTCCAGAGACCCCCAAAACAACCAAACAG ACATCCGTGAACATTAAGAAG TCCTCTACCCGCCGCTCTGCCAAG GCATCTCGGGAGAGCCTATCCTCGTCCCAGTCTGGTGATGTTGGAGAGGCTAGCCTGTCCTCCAATCAGGGTGCGCTGGGGGCTCCTGTCGTGCCACAGCCGAGTGCATCACCAGCGGCAGCACCAGTCCCAGCTACTCCAAGCAAA GTGGAACCTGCCATATCCAAGCAG GAGGAAGAATCACTACGAGCACAGGTCAAGGACCTGGAGGAGAAACTGGAGACGCTGAAGATGAAACGGACAGAGGACAAGGCCAAGCTGAAGGAGCTTGAGAAACACAAGATCCAGCTGGAGCAGCTTCAGGAATGGAAGAACAAAATGCAGGAACAGCAGACTGAGCTGCAGAAACAACTCAAAGAGGCCAAGAGG GAAGCACGTGAAGCTCAGGAGGCCAAGGATCGCTACATGGAGGAGATGTCCGACACAGCAGATGCCATAGAGATGGCCACACTGGATAAAGAGATGGCTGAAGAGCGGGCAGAGTCACTGCAAGTGGAGGTGGACAGTCTGAAAGAGAAAGTAGAGGAGCTCTCCATGGACCTGGAGATTCTTAGACATGAAATTTCAGAGAAAG GCTCTGATGGTGCTGCTTCAAGTTACCATGTCAAACAACTGGAGGAGCAAAATGGCAGACTGAAAGAAGCGCTGGTCAG gaTGCGTGACTTGTCTGCATCTGAGAAACAGGAGCATGTAAAGCTGCAGAAGCAGATGGAGAAAAAGAACACAGAACTGGAGACTTTGAGGACTCAGAAGGAAAAACTACAGGAGGAAGTCAAGCAGGCAGAGGCCACTATTGATGAGCTCAAAGAACAG GTGGATGCTGCTCTGGGATCAGAGGAGATGGTGGAGACACTGACCGAGAGGAACCTTGACCTGGAAGAGAAAGTCAGAGAGTTGAGAGAAACTGTGTCTGATCTG GAAGCCATTAACGAGATGAATGATGAGCTCCAAGAGAATGCTAGGGAGACTGAAATGGAGCTTAGGGAGCAAGTGGACTTGAGCGTTTCAAAGGTCAGAGAAGCGGAGAAAAGGGTGGAGGCTGCCCAGGAGACCGTAGCTGATTATCAGCAGACCATCAGCAAATACAGAGACCTCACTGCCAGACTGCAG GATGCTAATAGAGAACTGATCAGCCAGCAGAACGCAAGCACTGAACAAGTTCAGCAACCTCCGGCTGAACTGTTTGACTTTAAGATTAAGTTTGCAGAGACAAAAGCCTATGCCAAG GCAATTGAGATGGAACTTAGGAAAATGGAAGTGGCTCAGATGAACAGACAGGTATCCCTCCTCACCTCCTTCATGCCAGACTCCTTCCTCCGTCATGGCGGAGACCATGATTGTATTCTGGTTCTCCTACTTATTCCCCGGCTCATCTGCAAG GCTGACCTGATCAGTAAGCAGGCCCAGGAAAAGTTTGACCTTAATGGGAACATGGCCCAGGGAACAGGATTCAGAGGGCCTCAAGGAGAACAGCGGAGTTTTGCATCAGGACTAGTTTACTCTCTCACCCTGCTGCAGGCCACGctgcacaaatatgaaca AGCTCTGAGCTCCTGTACCGTGGAGGTTTTTAAACGAATGGGTACTCTGTACTCAGAAATGAGCTTCCATGAACGTTCTCTGGATTATTTCATTGATCTGCTGCATAAAGACCAGTTGGATGAGACTGTTCAGGTGGAACCTCTGACTAAGGCTATCAAGTACTATCAG cAACTGTACAGCGTCCACCTGGCAGAGCACACCGAGGACTGCACCGTGCAGCTGGCTGACCATATTAAG TTTACCCAGAGTGCCCTGGACTGTATGGGAGTGGAGGTAGCTCGCCTGCGTGCGTTCCTGGCAGCTGGTCAGGAGAGCTCCTGCCTGGCTGTTCTCTTGAAGGACCTGGACACTTCGTGCTCTGATATCAAACAGTTCTGTAAGAAGATCCGCCGTCGCATGCCTGGAACTGATGTAGTTGGAGTACCTGCTGCTCTAAATTTTGGAACACAG ATTTCAGAGACGCTGACTGAATGCAGGCGCCAGCTGACCCGTGTGGTGGCAGTGCTCCAGGAGGTGGCTGCAGCTGGAGCGCAGATGATCGCCCCCCTGGCTGAACAGGAGGGGCTCAATGCTCTCAAACTGGATGATGTGACCTTCAAGGCTGTGGAGCAG GTTTACGGTGCCCATGGTTTGAATCCTGCCGAGTGTCTGCGCCAGTCCTGCAGCTCTGTCATCACTACCATGAATAAGATGGCCACGGCCATGCAGGAAGGAGAATATGATGCTGACAAACCACAGGGCAAg ACTCCTCCAGTAGAAGTAAGAGCATCCACTGTGAGGGCTGAAATGACTGATGCCGAAGGTCTAGGAGTTAAACTAGAAGACAGAGAAACAGTCATCAAGGAGCTCAAGAAATCCCTCAAGATTAAG GGTGAGGAGCTGAGTGAGGCAAATGTCCGTCTTAGCTTGCTGGAGAAGAAGCTGGACACTTCTACCAAAGATGCTGATGAACGCGTGGAGAAGATTCAGACCAAACTGGATGAGAACATTGCTCTgctgaagaagaaagaaaa GGAATTTGAGGAAACAATGGATGCTCTGCAGGCTGATATTGACCAGCTGGAGGCAGAGAAGACCGAACTGAAACAACGCATCAATAACCAATCAAAGATGACCATCGAAGGTCTGAGAGGCCCACCAGCATCTGGAATAGTCTCCATGGTTCAGGGGTCTGCAGGAG GTCTGTCTCCATCCCTGGCTGGAACGGTCCAGGTGGTCGACTCCCCTCTTCTCAGGCAGCAGGTTGAAGCACAGAGACTGGGCATCAAACATCTCAAGAATGAAAACAACAGGCTCAAG GCAGAAAAGATGAGGGTCCAGCTTGCCTCCTTGCCTCCACTCTGCCCCCCAAAACTGCCACAGATCTCTAAAGAAACCTCTATGCCTCCAGAGGGACTGAACACAGGCATCTATCGCCGGACTGACCAGCTGTTGGCCACACTACTCAAACTGAGCTCAGAGGTTAAAGTTGTGGACATAACTGGGAAGACAGCAG TTAGTGCCAGTGCCCAACTGCTGGAACAGACAGCCCGACTGCAGAGCCTCAGTGATGCTCTGGACAAACTCAAG GGAGAAGTAGCTGAGCATGTTGTGTCATACCAGCCAGGAGCGAAGGTTGCTTCTGACTTTTCCACCTTTCCAGTTCCGTCTTTCATCAAG GCAAAGGAAGAAAAGCAGGAAGGAACAGTGTTTGTAGGCCGTGTTGCCATTCCATGCACCCGAGGACAGGAACAAGTGCACCGCCTTGTCCTGTCACAGCAGCAGCTGCAGCGGGTGCACCGCCTTGTCATGGCCTGA
- the LOC115438537 gene encoding dynactin subunit 1-like isoform X6, whose product MALNRRHSYTPRLTSPLISKMSSGGTVESGKPPKIGSTVEVTGKGQRGTVAYIGATLFASGKWVGVILDEPKGKNDGTVQGKRYFTCEENHGIFVRQSQIQVVEDGSSATSPDTPESGSAKIPRQKDIPETPKTTKQASRESLSSSQSGDVGEASLSSNQGALGAPVVPQPSASPAAAPVPATPSKEEESLRAQVKDLEEKLETLKMKRTEDKAKLKELEKHKIQLEQLQEWKNKMQEQQTELQKQLKEAKREAREAQEAKDRYMEEMSDTADAIEMATLDKEMAEERAESLQVEVDSLKEKVEELSMDLEILRHEISEKGSDGAASSYHVKQLEEQNGRLKEALVRMRDLSASEKQEHVKLQKQMEKKNTELETLRTQKEKLQEEVKQAEATIDELKEQVDAALGSEEMVETLTERNLDLEEKVRELRETVSDLEAINEMNDELQENARETEMELREQVDLSVSKVREAEKRVEAAQETVADYQQTISKYRDLTARLQDANRELISQQNASTEQVQQPPAELFDFKIKFAETKAYAKAIEMELRKMEVAQMNRQVSLLTSFMPDSFLRHGGDHDCILVLLLIPRLICKADLISKQAQEKFDLNGNMAQGTGFRGPQGEQRSFASGLVYSLTLLQATLHKYEQALSSCTVEVFKRMGTLYSEMSFHERSLDYFIDLLHKDQLDETVQVEPLTKAIKYYQQLYSVHLAEHTEDCTVQLADHIKFTQSALDCMGVEVARLRAFLAAGQESSCLAVLLKDLDTSCSDIKQFCKKIRRRMPGTDVVGVPAALNFGTQISETLTECRRQLTRVVAVLQEVAAAGAQMIAPLAEQEGLNALKLDDVTFKAVEQVYGAHGLNPAECLRQSCSSVITTMNKMATAMQEGEYDADKPQGKTPPVEVRASTVRAEMTDAEGLGVKLEDRETVIKELKKSLKIKGEELSEANVRLSLLEKKLDTSTKDADERVEKIQTKLDENIALLKKKEKEFEETMDALQADIDQLEAEKTELKQRINNQSKMTIEGLRGPPASGIVSMVQGSAGGLSPSLAGTVQVVDSPLLRQQVEAQRLGIKHLKNENNRLKAEKMRVQLASLPPLCPPKLPQISKETSMPPEGLNTGIYRRTDQLLATLLKLSSEVKVVDITGKTAVSASAQLLEQTARLQSLSDALDKLKGEVAEHVVSYQPGAKVASDFSTFPVPSFIKAKEEKQEGTVFVGRVAIPCTRGQEQVHRLVLSQQQLQRVHRLVMA is encoded by the exons ATGGCTTTAAACAGGAGACATTCTTACACCCCTCGG CTGACCAGCCCATTGATCAGCAAAATGAGCAGCGGGGGAACAGTGGAGAGTGGAAAACCACCTAAG ATTGGCTCTACAGTGGAGGTGACAGGGAAGGGCCAGCGTGGCACTGTTGCCTATATCGGCGCCACCCTCTTTGCCTCTGGGAAATGGGTTGGTGTCATACTGGATGAACCCAAAGGCAAGAATGATGGCACTGTACAGGGTAAACGTTATTTCACCTGTGAGGAAAATCATGGGATATTCGTCAGACAGTCTCAG ATCCAGGTGGTTGAAGATGGCTCTAGTGCCACCTCACCTGATACTCCTGAGTCTGGCTCTGCCAAGATACCCAGACAGAAAG ACATTCCAGAGACCCCCAAAACAACCAAACAG GCATCTCGGGAGAGCCTATCCTCGTCCCAGTCTGGTGATGTTGGAGAGGCTAGCCTGTCCTCCAATCAGGGTGCGCTGGGGGCTCCTGTCGTGCCACAGCCGAGTGCATCACCAGCGGCAGCACCAGTCCCAGCTACTCCAAGCAAA GAGGAAGAATCACTACGAGCACAGGTCAAGGACCTGGAGGAGAAACTGGAGACGCTGAAGATGAAACGGACAGAGGACAAGGCCAAGCTGAAGGAGCTTGAGAAACACAAGATCCAGCTGGAGCAGCTTCAGGAATGGAAGAACAAAATGCAGGAACAGCAGACTGAGCTGCAGAAACAACTCAAAGAGGCCAAGAGG GAAGCACGTGAAGCTCAGGAGGCCAAGGATCGCTACATGGAGGAGATGTCCGACACAGCAGATGCCATAGAGATGGCCACACTGGATAAAGAGATGGCTGAAGAGCGGGCAGAGTCACTGCAAGTGGAGGTGGACAGTCTGAAAGAGAAAGTAGAGGAGCTCTCCATGGACCTGGAGATTCTTAGACATGAAATTTCAGAGAAAG GCTCTGATGGTGCTGCTTCAAGTTACCATGTCAAACAACTGGAGGAGCAAAATGGCAGACTGAAAGAAGCGCTGGTCAG gaTGCGTGACTTGTCTGCATCTGAGAAACAGGAGCATGTAAAGCTGCAGAAGCAGATGGAGAAAAAGAACACAGAACTGGAGACTTTGAGGACTCAGAAGGAAAAACTACAGGAGGAAGTCAAGCAGGCAGAGGCCACTATTGATGAGCTCAAAGAACAG GTGGATGCTGCTCTGGGATCAGAGGAGATGGTGGAGACACTGACCGAGAGGAACCTTGACCTGGAAGAGAAAGTCAGAGAGTTGAGAGAAACTGTGTCTGATCTG GAAGCCATTAACGAGATGAATGATGAGCTCCAAGAGAATGCTAGGGAGACTGAAATGGAGCTTAGGGAGCAAGTGGACTTGAGCGTTTCAAAGGTCAGAGAAGCGGAGAAAAGGGTGGAGGCTGCCCAGGAGACCGTAGCTGATTATCAGCAGACCATCAGCAAATACAGAGACCTCACTGCCAGACTGCAG GATGCTAATAGAGAACTGATCAGCCAGCAGAACGCAAGCACTGAACAAGTTCAGCAACCTCCGGCTGAACTGTTTGACTTTAAGATTAAGTTTGCAGAGACAAAAGCCTATGCCAAG GCAATTGAGATGGAACTTAGGAAAATGGAAGTGGCTCAGATGAACAGACAGGTATCCCTCCTCACCTCCTTCATGCCAGACTCCTTCCTCCGTCATGGCGGAGACCATGATTGTATTCTGGTTCTCCTACTTATTCCCCGGCTCATCTGCAAG GCTGACCTGATCAGTAAGCAGGCCCAGGAAAAGTTTGACCTTAATGGGAACATGGCCCAGGGAACAGGATTCAGAGGGCCTCAAGGAGAACAGCGGAGTTTTGCATCAGGACTAGTTTACTCTCTCACCCTGCTGCAGGCCACGctgcacaaatatgaaca AGCTCTGAGCTCCTGTACCGTGGAGGTTTTTAAACGAATGGGTACTCTGTACTCAGAAATGAGCTTCCATGAACGTTCTCTGGATTATTTCATTGATCTGCTGCATAAAGACCAGTTGGATGAGACTGTTCAGGTGGAACCTCTGACTAAGGCTATCAAGTACTATCAG cAACTGTACAGCGTCCACCTGGCAGAGCACACCGAGGACTGCACCGTGCAGCTGGCTGACCATATTAAG TTTACCCAGAGTGCCCTGGACTGTATGGGAGTGGAGGTAGCTCGCCTGCGTGCGTTCCTGGCAGCTGGTCAGGAGAGCTCCTGCCTGGCTGTTCTCTTGAAGGACCTGGACACTTCGTGCTCTGATATCAAACAGTTCTGTAAGAAGATCCGCCGTCGCATGCCTGGAACTGATGTAGTTGGAGTACCTGCTGCTCTAAATTTTGGAACACAG ATTTCAGAGACGCTGACTGAATGCAGGCGCCAGCTGACCCGTGTGGTGGCAGTGCTCCAGGAGGTGGCTGCAGCTGGAGCGCAGATGATCGCCCCCCTGGCTGAACAGGAGGGGCTCAATGCTCTCAAACTGGATGATGTGACCTTCAAGGCTGTGGAGCAG GTTTACGGTGCCCATGGTTTGAATCCTGCCGAGTGTCTGCGCCAGTCCTGCAGCTCTGTCATCACTACCATGAATAAGATGGCCACGGCCATGCAGGAAGGAGAATATGATGCTGACAAACCACAGGGCAAg ACTCCTCCAGTAGAAGTAAGAGCATCCACTGTGAGGGCTGAAATGACTGATGCCGAAGGTCTAGGAGTTAAACTAGAAGACAGAGAAACAGTCATCAAGGAGCTCAAGAAATCCCTCAAGATTAAG GGTGAGGAGCTGAGTGAGGCAAATGTCCGTCTTAGCTTGCTGGAGAAGAAGCTGGACACTTCTACCAAAGATGCTGATGAACGCGTGGAGAAGATTCAGACCAAACTGGATGAGAACATTGCTCTgctgaagaagaaagaaaa GGAATTTGAGGAAACAATGGATGCTCTGCAGGCTGATATTGACCAGCTGGAGGCAGAGAAGACCGAACTGAAACAACGCATCAATAACCAATCAAAGATGACCATCGAAGGTCTGAGAGGCCCACCAGCATCTGGAATAGTCTCCATGGTTCAGGGGTCTGCAGGAG GTCTGTCTCCATCCCTGGCTGGAACGGTCCAGGTGGTCGACTCCCCTCTTCTCAGGCAGCAGGTTGAAGCACAGAGACTGGGCATCAAACATCTCAAGAATGAAAACAACAGGCTCAAG GCAGAAAAGATGAGGGTCCAGCTTGCCTCCTTGCCTCCACTCTGCCCCCCAAAACTGCCACAGATCTCTAAAGAAACCTCTATGCCTCCAGAGGGACTGAACACAGGCATCTATCGCCGGACTGACCAGCTGTTGGCCACACTACTCAAACTGAGCTCAGAGGTTAAAGTTGTGGACATAACTGGGAAGACAGCAG TTAGTGCCAGTGCCCAACTGCTGGAACAGACAGCCCGACTGCAGAGCCTCAGTGATGCTCTGGACAAACTCAAG GGAGAAGTAGCTGAGCATGTTGTGTCATACCAGCCAGGAGCGAAGGTTGCTTCTGACTTTTCCACCTTTCCAGTTCCGTCTTTCATCAAG GCAAAGGAAGAAAAGCAGGAAGGAACAGTGTTTGTAGGCCGTGTTGCCATTCCATGCACCCGAGGACAGGAACAAGTGCACCGCCTTGTCCTGTCACAGCAGCAGCTGCAGCGGGTGCACCGCCTTGTCATGGCCTGA